A part of Geothrix oryzae genomic DNA contains:
- a CDS encoding chemotaxis protein CheW, translating into MSEHSSLLHVRAAGRDMLLSVADLWEVVAPAPVTRLPGGPPGIQGVVIHQGEFLPVLAWKDLPDCAEAGGDITAVAVFRRRLGVPLERLFGTLDPPEEGWRSSSEEDPCSAFTAGVCSLEGRDLPLLDVDRLLALLHRLRAER; encoded by the coding sequence GTGTCTGAGCACTCCTCCCTTCTCCATGTCCGGGCCGCGGGCCGGGACATGCTGCTCTCCGTCGCCGACCTCTGGGAGGTGGTGGCCCCGGCGCCCGTGACCCGGCTCCCCGGTGGCCCCCCGGGCATCCAGGGCGTGGTGATCCACCAGGGCGAATTCCTGCCCGTGCTGGCCTGGAAGGACCTTCCGGACTGCGCCGAGGCCGGCGGAGACATCACGGCGGTGGCGGTCTTCCGGCGGAGGCTGGGCGTGCCCCTCGAGCGGCTGTTCGGAACGCTGGACCCCCCGGAGGAGGGCTGGCGTTCCTCGTCCGAGGAGGATCCCTGCAGCGCCTTCACCGCCGGGGTGTGCAGCCTGGAGGGACGCGACCTGCCCTTGCTGGATGTGGATCGGCTGCTGGCGCTGCTGCACCGCCTCCGCGCCGAGCGCTGA
- a CDS encoding chemotaxis protein CheA: MDPSFDDVWAEWEDLFAQARKTLGTLKTPQPPHVVQTSVNALFRTTHTLKGMAGMLGFPSFSRAAHRMEDIFDLMRKGRLRSTDSLIETLESGIQALESGLAGLRRGRPEPEDYLRGLRRQLGELEALARPSEGGTQDLTSLLDLPPEVLKGLSDYERTRVTAVLLAGTPIHSLAVCLDFATFDERLRALSEAAAASGELISTLPWEVPEGREGLAFLLLVAAPSVEDQALGIPAEEFIGTRRLADPERVPASVRAAAAAPAPEPPPVESGPEPMPSAPPIPDMEVLRLPAQRVEALEARLMEVAQLRDSVSQIMRQGSGADRERPLGIMGEMEAGLLEVQKSLLQMRMVKVESLFSRIEPMVKTLSRDTGKPVRLAFYGGDLELERNLLGRLTEPFLHLIRNSLDHGLETPSERAAQGKSESGSLRISASQRGRNLRFDLRDDGRGFDLARIEARGIAMGLLKEGQVHTPERLHRLTLEPGFSTQEQASEISGRGVGMDVVRAEIEGLGGEIQISSEPRRGSLVRLTLPLSRAVISCLKVRSGGQTFGIPLGSVVRVQASPVPLHGGDRVEVLGMKLPMESLQACLAQPEPSTGQRLVVVLRQQGASSANGVEIALGVDEVAGRTELLLRSLPELAHAQGIMGGSLQGEGILWVLDPEAVMGLAMDSLMRRVARV; this comes from the coding sequence TTGGATCCATCCTTCGACGATGTCTGGGCAGAGTGGGAGGACCTGTTCGCGCAGGCCCGGAAGACCCTCGGTACGCTGAAGACCCCCCAGCCGCCGCATGTGGTGCAGACCTCGGTCAATGCCCTGTTCCGGACGACCCACACGCTCAAGGGCATGGCCGGGATGCTGGGTTTCCCAAGCTTCAGCCGGGCCGCCCATCGCATGGAAGACATTTTCGACCTGATGCGCAAGGGCCGCCTCCGGTCCACGGATTCCCTGATCGAGACGCTCGAATCGGGCATCCAGGCCCTGGAGTCCGGCCTGGCCGGGCTCCGGCGCGGGCGGCCGGAGCCCGAGGACTACCTGCGCGGGCTCCGGCGGCAGCTGGGTGAACTGGAGGCCCTGGCGCGCCCCTCGGAAGGCGGGACCCAGGATCTGACCTCCCTGCTGGACCTGCCGCCCGAGGTCCTGAAGGGCCTGTCGGACTATGAGCGCACCCGGGTGACGGCCGTGCTGCTGGCCGGTACGCCGATCCACAGCCTCGCCGTCTGCCTGGACTTCGCCACCTTCGACGAGCGCCTGCGGGCGCTGAGCGAGGCGGCGGCGGCCAGCGGCGAGCTCATTTCCACGCTGCCCTGGGAGGTGCCGGAAGGAAGGGAGGGGCTGGCCTTCCTGCTGCTGGTCGCCGCGCCCTCCGTCGAGGACCAGGCCCTGGGCATCCCGGCCGAGGAGTTCATCGGCACCCGGCGGCTGGCCGACCCCGAGCGGGTGCCGGCCAGCGTCCGGGCCGCCGCAGCCGCTCCGGCCCCGGAACCTCCGCCCGTCGAATCGGGGCCGGAGCCGATGCCCTCGGCGCCCCCGATCCCGGACATGGAGGTGCTGAGGCTCCCGGCGCAGCGGGTGGAGGCCCTGGAGGCCCGCCTCATGGAGGTGGCGCAGCTGCGGGATTCCGTCAGCCAGATCATGCGCCAGGGCAGCGGCGCGGATCGGGAGCGTCCCCTGGGGATCATGGGGGAAATGGAGGCCGGGCTCCTGGAAGTCCAGAAATCCCTGCTCCAGATGCGCATGGTGAAGGTGGAGAGCCTCTTCTCCCGCATCGAGCCCATGGTGAAGACCCTCAGCCGGGATACGGGCAAGCCCGTCCGGCTGGCCTTCTATGGCGGGGATCTCGAGCTGGAGCGCAACCTGCTCGGACGCCTCACGGAACCCTTCCTGCACCTGATCCGCAATTCCCTCGACCACGGCCTGGAGACCCCTTCGGAGCGGGCGGCCCAGGGCAAGAGCGAAAGCGGGTCCCTGAGGATCTCGGCCTCCCAGCGGGGGCGGAACCTGCGCTTCGACCTCCGGGACGACGGACGCGGCTTCGACCTGGCCCGCATCGAGGCTCGCGGCATCGCCATGGGGCTGCTCAAGGAGGGGCAGGTCCACACCCCCGAGCGCCTGCACCGCCTGACCCTCGAGCCGGGGTTCTCCACCCAGGAGCAGGCCTCGGAGATCTCGGGCCGCGGCGTCGGGATGGATGTGGTCCGGGCCGAGATCGAGGGCCTGGGCGGGGAGATCCAGATCTCCAGCGAGCCCAGACGCGGCAGCCTGGTCCGCCTGACCCTCCCGCTATCCCGTGCCGTGATCAGCTGCCTGAAGGTCCGCAGCGGCGGGCAGACCTTTGGGATCCCGCTGGGCAGCGTGGTCCGCGTCCAGGCCAGCCCAGTCCCCCTCCACGGGGGCGACCGGGTGGAGGTGCTGGGCATGAAGCTGCCGATGGAATCCCTGCAGGCCTGTCTGGCCCAGCCCGAGCCCTCCACGGGCCAGCGCCTCGTGGTGGTGCTCCGCCAGCAGGGCGCCTCCTCCGCCAACGGGGTGGAGATCGCCCTGGGGGTGGACGAAGTGGCTGGCCGCACGGAGCTCCTGCTGCGCAGCCTGCCGGAACTGGCCCATGCCCAGGGGATCATGGGCGGCAGCCTCCAGGGCGAGGGCATCTTGTGGGTGCTGGACCCGGAGGCCGTCATGGGCTTGGCCATGGATTCCCTCATGCGGCGGGTGGCCCGTGTCTGA
- the kdsB gene encoding 3-deoxy-manno-octulosonate cytidylyltransferase: MRTLAVLPSRFQASRFPGKPLAPIAGKPMIQWVFEAAQRAAGVDRVVVATDDDRIAAAVRGFGGEAVMTDPALPSGTDRTAAALEALGEPFDCVLNIQGDEPAMHPDTVAAVVALMRAQPDLPMGTAACPFAHADDLFNPNAVKVVVDDRQRALYFSRSPIPYLRHSSIFEADFRPWLKPDQLRHFKRHLGLYAYRPDALRAFTALPPHPLEQLEMLEQLRALAAGIPIGVAQTPFLSLGVDVLSDVAAVEALLRERGLAR, translated from the coding sequence ATGCGCACCCTCGCCGTTCTCCCCTCCCGCTTCCAGGCCTCCCGGTTCCCCGGGAAGCCCCTGGCCCCCATCGCCGGGAAGCCCATGATCCAGTGGGTTTTCGAGGCCGCCCAGCGGGCCGCCGGGGTGGACCGGGTGGTGGTGGCCACGGATGACGACCGCATCGCGGCGGCCGTGCGCGGCTTCGGGGGGGAGGCCGTGATGACGGACCCTGCCCTGCCCTCCGGCACGGACCGCACGGCGGCGGCCCTGGAGGCCCTCGGCGAGCCCTTCGATTGCGTGCTGAACATCCAGGGCGACGAGCCCGCCATGCACCCCGACACCGTCGCCGCAGTGGTGGCCCTCATGCGCGCCCAGCCGGACCTGCCCATGGGCACCGCCGCCTGCCCCTTCGCCCACGCGGACGACCTGTTCAACCCCAATGCAGTGAAGGTGGTGGTGGACGACCGCCAGCGGGCCCTCTACTTCAGCCGCAGCCCCATTCCCTACCTGCGCCATTCCTCGATCTTCGAGGCGGACTTCCGGCCCTGGCTGAAGCCGGACCAGCTGCGCCACTTCAAGCGGCACCTGGGGCTCTACGCCTACCGGCCCGACGCCCTGCGGGCCTTCACGGCCCTGCCGCCCCACCCCCTCGAGCAGCTGGAGATGCTGGAGCAGCTCCGGGCCCTGGCCGCCGGCATCCCCATCGGCGTGGCCCAGACGCCTTTCCTGAGCCTGGGCGTGGATGTCCTCAGCGATGTGGCCGCCGTGGAAGCCCTGCTCCGGGAGCGGGGCCTCGCGCGCTAG
- the trxB gene encoding thioredoxin-disulfide reductase — MSHHKVVVVGTGPAGYTAALYASRANLAPLVFEGAQPGGQLTITTEVENFPGFRQGIAGPALMDEMREQVLRFGTTIKSETVLKADLQSRPFKLTTDKGDYTADAVIIATGASAKWLGIGKDEALSRSGGGVSACATCDGFFFRGKEIAVVGGGDTAIEEATFLTKFATKVHLIHRRDKLRASKAMQDRALKNEKIQPHWNQTVLDVVTATHETPMGEKVEKIRALKLKDTANGAESELPVEGLFVAIGHQPNTGLFAGQLPMDETGYLQVEKGSSRTSIPGVFACGDVQDHVYRQAITAAGSGCMAAIDAERWLVEQGLAE; from the coding sequence GTGAGCCACCATAAAGTCGTCGTCGTCGGAACCGGCCCCGCCGGCTACACCGCCGCCCTCTACGCCTCCCGCGCCAACCTCGCCCCCCTGGTGTTCGAAGGCGCCCAGCCCGGTGGCCAGCTCACCATCACCACCGAAGTCGAGAACTTCCCCGGCTTCCGCCAGGGCATCGCCGGTCCGGCCCTGATGGACGAGATGCGCGAGCAGGTCCTCCGGTTCGGCACCACCATCAAGTCCGAGACCGTGCTGAAGGCCGACCTCCAGAGCCGCCCCTTCAAGCTCACCACCGACAAGGGGGACTACACGGCCGATGCCGTGATCATCGCCACGGGTGCCTCCGCCAAGTGGCTGGGCATCGGCAAGGACGAGGCCCTCTCCCGCTCCGGCGGCGGCGTCAGCGCCTGCGCCACCTGCGACGGTTTCTTCTTCCGCGGCAAGGAGATCGCCGTGGTCGGTGGCGGTGATACGGCCATCGAGGAGGCCACCTTCCTCACCAAGTTCGCCACCAAAGTCCACCTCATCCACCGCCGGGACAAGCTCCGCGCCTCCAAGGCCATGCAGGACCGCGCCCTCAAGAACGAGAAGATCCAGCCCCACTGGAACCAGACCGTGCTGGATGTGGTCACGGCCACCCACGAGACGCCCATGGGCGAGAAGGTGGAGAAGATCCGCGCCCTGAAGCTCAAGGACACCGCGAACGGCGCCGAGTCCGAACTCCCGGTCGAAGGGCTCTTCGTGGCCATCGGACACCAACCCAACACCGGCCTCTTCGCGGGCCAGCTGCCCATGGATGAGACCGGCTACCTCCAGGTGGAGAAGGGCTCCAGCCGCACCTCCATCCCCGGCGTCTTCGCCTGCGGCGATGTGCAGGACCATGTCTACCGCCAGGCCATCACGGCCGCCGGCAGCGGCTGCATGGCCGCCATCGACGCCGAACGCTGGCTGGTCGAGCAGGGTTTGGCCGAGTGA
- the alr gene encoding alanine racemase, with amino-acid sequence MNEQHLEPLKPHPEGRSLRAEVHLGRIARNLDRIRSASGGREIWGVVKANAYGHGAVPVGRALEEAGVHGLAVSNLEEGLELRQGGIECPILVLGGLRPEALPAASAEALTIAVVGPEHLADYARILPQHPVRLHLKLDTGMGRFGLLPSELGDCLPDLRRLGAWIEGVMGHFATADDPDQGFAHRQRRIFDACLAQLADAGIHPAQRHHGNSDACLRGLLDQDTHLRPGLALFGLTTIPEGHALGLEPALELVAEVARVKAMPAGATVGYGRTFVAPHPLQIATLACGYADGYRRDLGNRAMVGFQGRTFPVVGRVSMDYLTVALPLDVPIAPGDPMVLYSADPSAPHGLERLAQTLGTIPYELTCALHRRITRRFFP; translated from the coding sequence GTGAATGAACAGCACCTCGAACCCCTGAAGCCGCACCCGGAGGGGCGATCCCTCCGGGCCGAGGTGCACCTGGGGCGCATCGCGCGGAACCTGGATCGCATCCGCTCTGCCTCCGGGGGCCGGGAGATCTGGGGCGTGGTGAAGGCCAATGCCTACGGCCATGGCGCCGTGCCCGTGGGCCGGGCCCTGGAGGAAGCGGGCGTCCACGGCCTCGCCGTCTCCAACCTGGAGGAGGGGCTTGAACTGCGCCAGGGCGGCATCGAATGCCCCATCCTCGTGCTGGGCGGCCTCCGGCCTGAGGCTCTCCCCGCCGCCAGCGCCGAGGCCCTCACCATCGCCGTGGTAGGACCCGAGCATCTGGCCGACTATGCGCGGATCCTCCCCCAGCATCCGGTCCGGCTCCACCTGAAGCTGGATACAGGCATGGGGCGGTTCGGCCTGCTGCCTTCTGAGCTGGGGGACTGCCTGCCCGACCTGCGGCGGCTGGGCGCCTGGATCGAAGGCGTCATGGGCCACTTTGCCACGGCGGACGACCCGGACCAGGGCTTCGCCCACCGCCAGCGCCGGATCTTCGATGCCTGCCTGGCACAGCTCGCGGACGCGGGTATCCATCCGGCCCAGCGTCACCATGGCAACAGCGATGCCTGCCTGCGTGGCCTGCTCGACCAGGACACCCATCTGCGGCCCGGCCTGGCCCTGTTCGGCCTCACCACGATTCCCGAGGGGCACGCCCTGGGGCTGGAACCCGCCCTGGAGCTGGTGGCGGAGGTGGCCCGGGTGAAGGCCATGCCCGCCGGCGCCACCGTGGGCTACGGCCGGACCTTCGTGGCTCCCCACCCCCTCCAGATCGCTACGCTGGCCTGCGGCTACGCCGACGGCTACCGGCGGGACCTCGGGAACCGGGCCATGGTGGGCTTCCAGGGGCGAACCTTCCCCGTGGTGGGCCGGGTCTCCATGGATTACCTCACCGTGGCCCTGCCCCTGGATGTGCCCATCGCCCCCGGGGATCCCATGGTGCTCTACAGCGCCGACCCTTCCGCTCCCCACGGGCTGGAGCGCCTGGCCCAGACCCTCGGCACCATCCCCTACGAGCTGACCTGCGCCCTCCACCGCCGCATCACTCGTCGTTTTTTTCCCTAA
- a CDS encoding GGDEF domain-containing protein, with amino-acid sequence MNLLVISRHDDLVERLRMAFEGAGHRILHVGDPLEALAKDAWSEAHVLLVDAGGDPMDGYRLCRLLRGETRILFRNLPIFVVVDHPPTEQDQEALREVGGDGFIPSRHTIQQLLNHLGPVITGAATRGEAERVPVLALGLHPGLALKARDLLHHFLMEVHTPPARNAAEAQRVLKAPVLLLGLTGGVSGALARLEHLRDQGCLPYTILVGQVKGEATQRKFLLAGVSDWVPVPLSAPRLLHACRRAIEWVHVRRIQGEYESAIHDLRERRSMLEIEAAALRNEVLTDPLTELLNRRAFDQNLEHAVRQWERHRRGFVLLLGDVDHFKLINDRFGHPVGDEVLRQLAVRIRSALRRSDLAFRIGGEEFAVLLTETSLKAGAEVAEKLRRRIDEDPIALATGQTLFPTMSFGVGGPGSQNPADLLAVVDKALYQAKRLGRNRVAVAEGGGRPPRTLSAGS; translated from the coding sequence ATGAACCTGCTGGTCATCTCCCGCCATGACGATCTCGTCGAGCGCCTTCGCATGGCCTTCGAAGGGGCCGGGCACCGCATCCTGCATGTCGGCGACCCCCTGGAGGCCCTGGCGAAGGATGCCTGGAGCGAAGCCCATGTCCTGCTGGTGGATGCCGGCGGGGACCCCATGGACGGCTATCGGCTCTGCCGCCTCCTCCGCGGCGAGACCCGGATCCTCTTCCGGAACCTCCCCATCTTCGTGGTGGTGGATCACCCCCCCACCGAGCAGGACCAGGAGGCGCTCCGGGAGGTGGGGGGCGACGGCTTCATCCCATCCCGCCACACGATCCAGCAGCTCCTGAACCACCTCGGCCCGGTGATCACCGGGGCCGCGACCCGCGGCGAGGCCGAGCGCGTTCCCGTGCTGGCCCTGGGCCTCCATCCCGGGCTCGCGTTGAAGGCCCGGGACCTCCTGCACCACTTCCTGATGGAGGTCCACACCCCCCCGGCCCGCAATGCCGCCGAGGCCCAGCGCGTCCTGAAGGCGCCGGTGCTGCTGCTGGGGCTCACGGGAGGGGTCTCGGGCGCCCTGGCGCGGCTGGAGCATCTCCGCGACCAGGGCTGCCTGCCCTATACGATCCTCGTGGGCCAGGTGAAGGGCGAGGCCACGCAGCGCAAGTTCCTCCTCGCGGGCGTTTCGGACTGGGTGCCCGTGCCCCTCTCCGCCCCACGGCTCCTCCACGCCTGCAGGCGCGCCATCGAGTGGGTGCATGTCCGGCGCATCCAGGGCGAGTATGAATCCGCCATCCACGATCTCCGCGAGCGGCGCAGCATGCTGGAGATCGAGGCGGCGGCGCTCCGCAACGAGGTGCTGACCGACCCGCTCACGGAGCTGCTCAACCGCCGCGCCTTCGACCAGAACCTGGAACACGCCGTCCGCCAGTGGGAGCGGCACCGCCGGGGCTTCGTCCTGCTCCTCGGGGATGTGGACCACTTCAAGCTCATCAACGACCGCTTCGGGCACCCCGTCGGCGACGAGGTGCTTCGCCAGCTGGCCGTCCGCATCCGGTCCGCGCTCCGCCGGTCCGACCTCGCCTTCCGCATCGGCGGCGAGGAATTCGCCGTGCTGCTGACCGAGACCAGCCTCAAGGCCGGCGCGGAAGTGGCTGAGAAGCTGCGCCGCCGCATCGACGAGGACCCCATCGCCCTGGCCACCGGGCAGACCCTCTTCCCCACCATGAGCTTCGGGGTGGGCGGCCCCGGCAGCCAGAACCCCGCCGACCTGCTGGCGGTGGTGGACAAGGCCCTGTACCAGGCCAAGCGCCTGGGCCGCAACCGCGTGGCCGTGGCGGAGGGCGGAGGGCGTCCCCCGCGGACCCTCAGCGCCGGAAGCTGA
- a CDS encoding LPS-assembly protein LptD, with protein sequence MAIPGKTRGLLLGALPCLLAAQGPPPIPVPAPLEAPTLAELLPLRPFQVESGPGLSRVPFDWRGERVREQGDVWILEQGAIQAEGLLLLADHIEYRISEGRLVASGHIRLEGPGLRLRSERLEMDWERRSGEAWALQMDLPPTWTLRSSHVAFTTLRTWSFDSVELSPCPEERPGWKARLSSLKVDLDGFATLWNARVQMGPVPIFYLPYALYPAQAERTSGLLPPKLGLSSAFGSTLGLSYYQVLGSSADATLAPEYFSKEGVLWGGEMRWRPDLTHQGSLSGQTIHQRSLDTHRYRYSLNEVWQREDGWQLTADVNQASDNLVDADFGKGIGYLGATTFDSALYLGRSFTFGSLSLSAAEQRSFFFTTDQGDPFYSPDFPASLRRQTLPQGEFRFFPVALGAQLYLDGGVRLGRFAYRVEGSTTTPDRAYAWDRQDTNTRLHGRLGQWGPFRADLEVMGRATHYSASLSSPVFDAEGGSSDTAVNPATSPFQVDGAAATRFLASGHLRLSGPQVGRSFKDFSLFGYKGELKHVAEPYFGFTETSRYSEAGALPRFDTVDSFPGVNESASGERSIELGLKQHVLGRPGSGSGFADLARLRIATRYHASPIILSDGRYKKGWSSVDTDLDVEPDERLRISLRRSSDLGAGGSDNALSLDVKAQDGSRFNLAYFSTGINRFLVRQKGLQVGGVQRFWDDRLRLEFSANYDFHQSGFASSQVALAYVEPCVAYVLKFTHVAVNKALVSGGREDRIDLTLTLRGLGDLFSFRR encoded by the coding sequence ATGGCCATCCCCGGGAAGACCCGAGGTCTGCTGCTGGGGGCCCTGCCGTGCCTGCTGGCGGCGCAGGGGCCGCCCCCCATTCCCGTTCCCGCCCCGCTGGAGGCGCCCACCCTGGCGGAGCTGCTTCCCCTGAGGCCCTTCCAGGTGGAGTCGGGTCCGGGCCTTTCCCGCGTGCCCTTCGATTGGCGCGGGGAGCGGGTCCGCGAACAGGGGGATGTCTGGATCCTTGAGCAGGGCGCCATCCAGGCCGAGGGCCTGCTGCTCCTGGCAGATCACATCGAGTACCGCATTTCCGAAGGGCGCCTGGTGGCCTCGGGCCACATCCGCCTGGAGGGCCCCGGCCTGCGCCTGCGCAGCGAACGGCTGGAGATGGACTGGGAACGGCGGTCCGGCGAGGCCTGGGCGCTCCAGATGGACCTGCCTCCGACCTGGACCCTCCGCTCCTCCCATGTGGCCTTCACCACCCTGCGGACCTGGTCCTTCGACAGCGTGGAATTGAGTCCGTGCCCGGAAGAGCGGCCTGGCTGGAAGGCGCGGCTCTCCTCCCTGAAGGTGGATCTCGACGGCTTCGCGACCCTGTGGAATGCCCGGGTCCAGATGGGGCCCGTGCCCATCTTCTACCTGCCCTACGCCCTCTACCCGGCCCAGGCGGAGCGGACCTCGGGCCTGCTGCCTCCGAAGCTGGGACTCTCGAGCGCCTTCGGCTCCACCCTGGGGCTTTCGTACTACCAGGTGCTGGGAAGCTCGGCGGATGCCACCCTCGCGCCGGAATACTTCAGCAAGGAGGGCGTCCTCTGGGGCGGTGAGATGCGCTGGCGGCCGGACCTGACCCACCAGGGGAGCCTGTCCGGGCAGACCATCCACCAGCGCAGCCTCGATACCCACCGCTACCGCTACTCGCTGAACGAGGTCTGGCAGCGGGAAGACGGCTGGCAGCTGACCGCCGATGTGAACCAGGCCTCGGACAACCTGGTGGATGCGGACTTCGGCAAGGGCATCGGCTACCTGGGGGCCACAACCTTCGATTCGGCCCTCTACCTGGGGCGCAGCTTCACCTTCGGCAGCCTCAGCCTCTCGGCGGCGGAGCAGCGGAGCTTCTTCTTCACGACGGATCAGGGCGATCCCTTCTACAGCCCGGATTTTCCGGCCTCCCTCCGGCGGCAGACCCTGCCCCAGGGCGAGTTCCGGTTCTTTCCGGTGGCGCTGGGCGCGCAGCTCTACCTGGACGGCGGCGTGCGGCTGGGGCGCTTCGCCTACCGCGTCGAAGGCAGCACCACCACGCCCGATCGGGCCTATGCCTGGGACCGCCAGGACACCAACACGCGCCTGCACGGGCGCCTGGGCCAGTGGGGCCCCTTCCGGGCCGACCTCGAGGTCATGGGCCGCGCCACCCACTACAGCGCCTCGCTGAGCTCCCCGGTCTTCGATGCCGAGGGGGGAAGCAGCGACACGGCGGTGAATCCGGCCACCAGCCCCTTCCAGGTGGATGGCGCCGCGGCGACGCGGTTCCTGGCCTCGGGGCACCTCCGCCTCTCGGGCCCCCAGGTGGGCCGGAGCTTCAAGGACTTTTCCCTCTTCGGCTACAAGGGCGAGTTGAAGCATGTGGCGGAACCCTATTTCGGGTTCACCGAGACCAGCCGGTACTCGGAGGCTGGCGCCCTGCCGCGCTTCGACACCGTGGACTCCTTCCCGGGCGTCAACGAGAGCGCCTCCGGCGAGCGGAGCATCGAGCTGGGCCTCAAACAGCATGTCCTGGGCCGGCCGGGCTCGGGTTCCGGCTTCGCCGATCTCGCGCGCCTGCGGATCGCCACCCGCTATCACGCCTCGCCCATCATCCTCAGCGACGGGCGCTACAAGAAGGGCTGGTCCAGCGTGGACACGGACCTGGATGTGGAGCCCGACGAGCGCCTGCGGATCAGCCTCCGACGGTCCTCGGACCTGGGCGCCGGGGGCTCCGACAATGCCCTGAGCCTGGATGTGAAGGCCCAGGATGGGAGCCGCTTCAACCTGGCCTACTTCTCCACGGGCATCAACCGCTTTCTGGTGCGGCAGAAGGGCCTGCAGGTGGGTGGCGTCCAGCGCTTCTGGGATGACCGCCTCCGCCTGGAATTCAGCGCCAACTACGACTTCCACCAGAGCGGCTTCGCCTCCAGTCAGGTGGCCCTGGCCTATGTGGAACCCTGCGTGGCCTATGTGCTTAAGTTCACCCATGTGGCCGTGAACAAGGCCCTGGTCTCCGGGGGGCGGGAGGACCGCATCGATCTGACGCTGACCCTGAGGGGTCTGGGCGATCTCTTCAGCTTCCGGCGCTGA
- a CDS encoding ZIP family metal transporter yields the protein MSLYWLAPLASLATLLGGWGVVRFLQGRAQFMRLLSGVAAGYLLSVTVVRIIPECLEAKGGESNALWVLAGYLLVHVMEHGITLHFHYGEETHKDGSPLSGVLALIGLSLHSLMDGVAIAAALATHSNLGPLVVLGILFHRIPEGGTIASIFLVRGFGNRGALLAAGTLALAALVGSAGQSLLNLPTGPVLGLTAGLALYVASSDLLPEVQKVSGFRSTVALLSGVGIFLLSARLLPHHH from the coding sequence GTGTCCCTCTACTGGCTGGCCCCCCTCGCCTCCCTCGCCACCCTCCTGGGTGGCTGGGGCGTGGTGCGGTTCCTCCAGGGGCGGGCCCAGTTCATGCGCCTTCTTTCCGGCGTGGCGGCGGGCTACCTGCTCTCCGTGACCGTGGTCCGCATCATCCCGGAGTGCCTGGAGGCCAAGGGCGGGGAATCCAACGCCCTGTGGGTGCTGGCGGGCTATCTGCTCGTCCATGTGATGGAGCACGGCATCACGCTCCACTTCCACTACGGTGAGGAAACCCACAAGGACGGCTCGCCCCTCAGCGGGGTGCTCGCCCTGATCGGGCTGTCCCTGCACAGCCTCATGGATGGCGTAGCCATTGCGGCGGCCCTGGCCACCCACAGCAACCTCGGCCCGCTGGTGGTGCTCGGCATCCTGTTCCACCGCATCCCCGAAGGCGGCACCATCGCCTCGATCTTCCTGGTGCGGGGATTCGGGAACCGGGGCGCCCTCCTCGCAGCGGGCACCCTGGCCCTGGCGGCCCTCGTGGGCTCGGCCGGGCAGTCCCTCCTGAACCTCCCCACGGGGCCGGTCCTGGGGCTCACGGCCGGGCTGGCGCTCTATGTGGCCAGTTCGGATCTGCTGCCGGAGGTGCAGAAGGTCTCGGGGTTCCGCAGCACGGTGGCCCTGCTTTCCGGCGTGGGGATCTTCCTGCTCAGCGCGCGGCTGCTGCCGCACCATCACTGA